The proteins below are encoded in one region of Pelagibacterium flavum:
- a CDS encoding VOC family protein — protein MIDHFGLTVADYQASRDFYDAVLATLGYKRLQEFEIPGGMIAGYGDGKPDFWVQAGGRCTGKLHIAFAAKSRADVDAFYRTALDAGARDNGAPDVREIYHPNYYGAFVFDPDGHNIEAVCHAPA, from the coding sequence ATGATCGACCATTTTGGACTGACAGTTGCCGACTACCAGGCATCACGGGATTTCTACGATGCGGTTTTGGCGACGCTCGGCTATAAGCGCCTGCAGGAATTTGAAATCCCTGGTGGCATGATCGCCGGCTATGGCGATGGTAAGCCCGATTTCTGGGTGCAGGCGGGCGGTCGTTGCACCGGCAAGCTGCACATCGCATTTGCGGCGAAATCGCGGGCCGATGTGGATGCGTTTTATCGGACCGCGCTCGATGCAGGGGCGCGTGACAATGGAGCGCCCGACGTCCGTGAAATCTACCATCCCAATTACTACGGCGCCTTCGTTTTCGATCCCGACGGCCACAATATCGAAGCGGTCTGCCACGCACCCGCCTGA